GCGGCATAGCCCAGACCTCCAGTATAGTAAGAACCCTGACGCCCAGGAGTTCGGATGAGGAGGAGTTTGTGGACGCCAGGAGTAGTCCGCAACAAATGGAAAGGGATGAGGATCTGCAAATCGCTGATGATCAGGTCGAAAAGAACGATCGCGATCAGTATGGTCATCAATTTCAGCTTCCTAAGAAACAACATCGTGAAGAAGAGATGGGGGACTTAAAATATCTAGACGATCTGGAGGAACCAGAACAATTTGAGACGCCCAAACACGAGGTGGAGGAAAAGCTCCTGACTGCCAACCAGGATGTGAAGCGCCCCATAACGCCCATAACCATTGCCATAGATCCCCCAATCAGACGACCACGTATTGCCCGCCAGCAAAGGCAATCGCAATCCGTTCAGAATCTGCATCGCAGCGAACTGAAGGTATACCTGCACAAGTCCAACTCCGTGGCGCTGGACATGAATGTCACGGCTCCGGCAAAGCTGGGCTTGGACTTGAATCTGCCCGAGTTGCCGGAACTCTATGGAGCCAGCGAGCTCAGTTTGGCGGCCAGTGATAATAAGGAAAATCTGCCAGCGGTGAAGCCATCCGCTGAGCGATCGCCCATACCAAATGGTGGCTTCATGGCCCAGCAGCCACATTTCAAGAGCCTAGACTCGTTCCACCTGAACACCCGCTCCCATTCGAATCAGAGCTCCCAACAGAGTTCCCGCCAAAGCTtggcctgcagcagcagcaatggGGAATACGACTTTGATCTGAAGTCGGTGAGCTATCAGAGCCTGAATGCCCAGAATCTGTTCGTTTCGATTGACGAACTGCAGGAGCTAACGCGTCAGATCAACGAAACGGAGGATTTTGGCAAGGAGATCGATCTGGAGTACTGCGCGCATCGCGATCAATTGAGACCCAGTGAACGCAGGATCACCCTGCTGAAGAACAAAAACCAAACGTTGATCAACTTCAATCACAACAAGGAGAAGCTGCGTAAGGGCTGGCACGGCATGAAGCACTGGCTGGGCGAGGAGGGCTCCAAGATTAAGGAGGCAGTGCGTCAACAGACGCCCCTCAAACGTCTGGCCCAATCACGGAGCAATCTTAACCAGTCAACTGCGGATGCCAGTCGCCAGTCAATGTCGCCGGAACGCACTCAACGCGATGTAACCGAGAGCTGTGAGGATGTCACCGAACGCACCGAAATGGAGTCGTCCATGTCGCACCGAAACAGCGAGGAGGATCTGTCGCCGCATGCCAAGCGGTTCAAGGATGAGGTACAGGTTTagctgtttgttgttggtcTGGGGTTGCTCCATGGGATGGGTGTATTGGGGGGTAAACTGTATACTAATGATGTTATTGCTATTCTAAACAGGGACAGAACGGCTTCGAGGAACTCCGGCGATATGTGAAGCAGGGCGGTGATTTTAGCAAGGAGCTCATCTTTGTCCTGCAGGAGAGGTGAGTTAAAGATCAAAtttagtttgtttgtttcattcaaattatgtttttaaacCTTACAGAGCCGATTCGGAGCTGATCTACTCCAAGTCGCTATCGAAACTGGCCAACAAGCTGAACAAAGCGGGCAGGGAAATTCCCGGGAGCGTGGCCGACGCCTGGCGTGGAGTGGCTACGGAGATGGAGAGCCGCAGCGACATCCATCGCCAGTTGGCAGCCTCGCTAACGGATGAGCTGGTCAAGCCGCTCAAGATCGTCGTCGAAGGACATCACAAGGCGCGCAAGGCGGTAGGTACAATTTAAAAGCCAGCTAAGCATATAAATTTAAGCCAACCCAATCCTCAGGTGGAAAGCAACGTGGACAAGGCGGCGCGAGTACTGGGCGAATGGCGAGCCAGCGAGGCGAAAGCCAAGAAGGCCTCCCATACGGCGGCGCGCGAGAACGAGAAGCTGCAGGACGCAATGCTGGACGTGCGCATCCAGAAGTCACCATCGATTGCCCTGCTCCACCAGGGACCCAACAAGCAGGCCGCAGAAAAGGAGCTCAAGTCAGCGGAGAAGGATTGCGTCAAGCTGGATAACAAGCGCAAGAAGGCCGAGGAGGCGGTGAAGCGTGCGGATGTGGAATACTACACCCTGTGCGTGCGTTCGGAGCGAGCACGCGTAGACTGGGAGATGGCCGTGCTCCGGGGAAGTGCCCAACTGCAGAGCAGCGAACAGCAGCGGCTGGGCAATATGCACAACTTTGCCCAGCAGTATGCACGCCTCATCTCGGACATGAATCCGATACTCGGTGGCCTGAGCACACGCCTGCAGCCGCAACTCGATGCTTGCAATGTGGCTAAGGATATGCAAGTGGTGCGCCACATCCGCCGCAATTCGGAGGGACCCAGTGAGCAACTCCTACCGGACTTTTACTGCGAACACACCACGCTGGCCATGAATCGGGAGCGTCGCAAGCACGCTCTGATcaagctgctgcagctggtcAAGACGGATCTGGAGCGGGAGCGACGATCCCGCGACGGATTGAGGGGACTGTCGCAATCGCTTAACCATCAGGAGCATCAGAACATCACCGATAAGCTGTACCACGTAAGTTTATCACGTTTATATGAATCGTTAGGAGGCATCATTAAATATGGTTCATTCTAGATTCGTTCCATGCTGACCTATTTGGAGGGCGCCCGTCTCAAGCTGCACTCTGCCCTCTTGGAGCTGGACCACAAGCCCAGAGCCACTCACCCACTGGCCCAGCACATTCATGTGGGTTATTATTGCTTAACTTAAGAGACTTAAGTTTTAAATGTCTTTGTTTAATCCACAGATCACCCGTGACCGCACTGGTTTGCAGCAGAGCATCCTGAAGGTGCCCAACTGGCTGAAGAACAACGACAAGTCGCAGACGCAGCAATCGACCAGTATGCTGGCCCACGACATCACCGACATAACCACTAACCACGAGGATGAGCTTCCCGACGAGAACTGCTCCCACCTGCACAGCAGTAGCCATAGCAACAATAATAGCAACGGCTCCTGCACAGATGTCAGTTCGGTGGTGAAGCCTTTTAAccgaagcaaaagcaacatcGAGACCAATTTCACCAGTCAACCAAAGATAATCTCGACGACAAATGCCGCGATTGCCGTGTCCGTTAAGTCCAAAACCCTGGCCAATCTGCAGGATGGCCATCACAATAACCAAcagcaccatcatcatcatcataatcatcacAGCGATCGCGGCCAGGCGGATGGTGGATCCAATCAGCAGGACTCTGATTTCGATGAGTTCAGCTCGcaggacgaggacgacgagccgcagcagccgcagcaacaaccGCAGCCGTTGcaatcgcagcagcagcaacagcagccgttGCTGCAAAATCCAACCATCAATGGCCAAGTGCAGACGCAGCATTTCTATCAGAATGCGCAGGAACTGCAGAAGGGCCAAAAGAACGGATCCGTTCCGATACTGGGACGCTGCAAGGCACTGTATAGCTACACCCCGAAGCTCTACGACGAGCTGGAACTGAGTCCCGGCGACATCATCGAGGTGCATGCCAAACAGGACGACGGCTGGTGGCTGGGCGCCCTGCGCAATCACATCGGCATCTTTCCGGCCACCTATGTGGAGGAGTGCGCCTAGTTCTAGTTGGGAAACGCCCTGCCAGCTTCCCTCCATAgctataaaaaacaaaaaaaaaacgtgcgaatatgtgtgtgtgtgtgtgtgcgactgCCAGAggagtgtgtgtttgccttGTGGAGCGATTTGTTTGACATGAAACCACCGAAGGAGAAAGTAATCCCAAGGCGATTTAGGGTTTATTTGCAACATTGCTGACAATCAAATGATTTACATTGATTTCACTTCAACTTCTATCTATTTAAACGCTAATATGATTGTTTattgacaaatgaaaatgaaacaaatgaaaatttatttttagaaaagaTCATTTAAACTCCGCTGAAAAATTGAGAATAGTTACACTTTAAAGAAGTttaattctttttgttttccctaTAAGCGGAAAAATGTACTGCATATGTCTTGtgcttaaaaaattatttgccTAAACGGAACTTAAGAAAAtatcttgaaaaaaaaagctgtAAGAAAGCgaagaaacaacaaatatttacgTTTTCGTGTAATTTGTGCATTCAGCACTAATTTTTCActttaaaagaaaacattaaGAATTAATCACTTAACTTCATTGAAAACGAACAAAATCGAGAAAGCAAATACTTCATTTTTGttagaacatttttttttgtaaaaatgaaaatattttgctttgcttATATTATGGGCTTACTAAGCCATTTTCTTGGTAGCCAAgttaaatgaaacgaaaacaaaaactcaattaaatACTGAGTGAAGAATATTTAATACATTGACATTTTTTCAAGGAGAGAATAtatcttgattttttttaacatttgaTCGACTaaccattttcatatttttcgcCATAAAAAAAccgtttttaatttgttagcTTTAGCcctatattattttatttgatttatgcccTGATTGGCTTCAAGGGTTTATTTTAATCGTTTAGTTTTATATCAAACAAATCGATCCACTTTAGTTTTACGAACTTAGCTAACCTGCTCTTGACTAAATGCTAATCCCAAGGACAGGCCTTTGCATTAAGCATTAAGCTATGTAATCTACGAGTAaagattgtattaattttatatatatatattttttttttattatgttaaCTACCAATTACAGTTTATGTTTAGCCTCCAGTTGAGTCATTTACCATTTATCGATCCTGCACATTAATTGTAGCGCTGGTCCTCATAAATAAAGCAACATATTGTTATTtcattattatcattttttttttattgcatatgCATAATGGAacgacatacatatgtataaatatatattattatattcaacATGCGAAAtcacaaaaagtttttttttctcgtttataattacatttaataaattaaaagtctacatacatatatatatatatatttgtaaaatattaaaaacaaaaaattcattACGCATATCTTGTATAAATATTCATCAGAGTTTCTGTGTACATCAACTCTAGTAATATCGAAAATCGTGTATTATTTATCGCCGAGGGAAGGAAAATGTTTCAACTCACTGGTTTTGAGTGCCatcaacttttatttttaataaaagttaCCATTAAGAATAATAGCAGACAATCTAAAGAATCGATTTTTATAGCAAAagtacatttacattttgccTATATAAATAGTATTCagatatgtttatatattttaaaaacattatatATTGATCAGTTGTAAGGAAGAAAGTCTTCCACTTGCTTCCTAAGTTTGTTAACCCAGCGATGATAGCACCATTGCGCCTGCACTTTTCAGCTCCGCTCAGTTACCACTGGTGGCCTCCACTTGGCCAACTGCTGCTCCAGCGCTATCCAGGCAGCGCAGCTTCTGGTACATTTGAATATAGTGGGCCTGCAACTGCTTCTGGTAGCCCAGCACTTTGTCCTTCTCGGCGCTCCACTGACGCTTCTCCAGCTCGAGATTCAGACGAAAGTCGTCCAGTTTCTGGCGCAGCTTGGCTATATCCTCCGCATACGTGGTGGACTCCTCGATGAGCGTGTCCAGCGTTTGCTGCGTACCCTGTCCCTGGTCCAATTGCAATCGCTGCACCAGCACATCCAACTTGGGCAGCTCCTGGGCACAGCTTGGTGTTGCTACGTGTGCTGCCGGCgatggtgctggtggtgccaCTTGTGCTGCTGGCGATGCTACTGCTGTTGGTGATGCGGATGTTGTTGTGTACTTTCGTGTCTTCTGGCAAATCTCGTTTAGATTGTCCAGCTGCTGCTTGAGACGAGTGTATCGGCCGCAGGGCTCCTCGCCGTACTCGTGGGCAATGGCCAGATCGGAGAGCTCCTTGCGCAACTTGGCCAGCTCGCTGGTCAGAGCTCCAATCACCTGATCCTTCAGCGTGATGATCttctgcagttgctgctggtcgggctgatgttgttgcttgagttgctgttgctgctgttgctgctgttgttgctgttgctgttgctgttgctgttgctgttgctgttgctgttgctgttgctgttgctgttgctgctgctgttgctgttgctgcaactctggatgctgttgctgctgctgctcctcttTCGCCTGCTGCTTTGGTTGACTTTGGCTTGTGTTTGTGTCACAGgacttgttgctgttgctgttgctgctgctgctgctcctgttgctgctgtgcttcAGGCTGACAATCGCATGATCCTTCATGTTGATTTCCAGCTAAaacaacataaataatatatcaATTTTCCCCTATTAATGCCTGCTTAACATACATGCGCCTCCTTGAGCTGCGTCTTGAGTAAAGCTATCTCCCCGTTGCGCTCGCAGACGCGCCACTCGCTGTCCTCCAGCTGGTGACGCAGTGCGTCCACCTGCTGTTGCAGCCCCTGGCTGGAGTCTCTGGCCAAatcgagctgctgctgcagccgaTTGACCTGCTCCGATTGGCGCAGCTTGTGCTGCTTCAGCTGGAACTGCTGCAGTCCGAGTAGCTGCTCCATCTTGCGCAGCTTCAGTTGACACTCCCGCTGCTGACCCTCGTAGAAGAGCCGCAAACGCTGCGTCTCGTGCTCCCAGTACACCTCCTTGTCCTAAACGAAAGTACACATATGCCAATATAGGAGAGGGTATTAAAAAACATGATTTCAATGGGCGGGCGGTACGGCCTGCTTAACCTTTTGAACTTGGAAAATTACTTTCTCATTGTGCTCCATGGCCTGTCGCAGGTACGAGAGCTCCGAATCGCGATCCTTCAGCGCCGCCTCCAGTTCCGAGATCCCAGAATCCGACGGCGAGGGCGTCAAGTCGCTGCTGCCCACCACAGTGCCGCTGCTCTTGCTGTTCAATCGATTGTTAATCAGATATTAGTAACGAATCTTAAAGTTACTGCATATATAGCCAACCTGCTGGCACCATCGGGTCTGTCGTGGCTGCCCGTGCTCAAGAGGTCAAGGGTCAGGGCGTCCTCGTTACTGCAACGCTGCAGCAGGCGATGATTTCGTCGTCGAGCGGCCAAGTGTCGTAGGTCAGTGGTACCTTTAAGATAATgcatttcaaaaacaaaaatatatatatcttatttgaagtttttttttttatattttctttgtatttttctctttaatTCTAGCCCAATCTTGTccatttaaactttaaaatttaaacacgtagataatttataatttatggctTGCAAATGGCCCCAATGTCAGGTGAGCATTTAATCTAGATAGAGCGGAATGTTAACTGCTACTCACTGCCAAATTTCTGGGCCGATGCGGTGGGCAGTGGGGCAAGTGACGGCGTCGATCCGTAGCCGTACCGCTCGgccgccacgccccccgccTGCCCGCCCTCCGTCGGCAGCTGCAGCGactgatgttgttgttgatgttgatg
The DNA window shown above is from Drosophila melanogaster chromosome X and carries:
- the Nost gene encoding nostrin, isoform H — encoded protein: MSQFRDNSWLANARSYGVLKSLRSSARYAKAKSKSAINLNAHLKKQQKLEEGHPEKKRQDKKILRQSVSEDQPIYANVDEVIPIHLEPETGTEVDALMGNAQPSKMNHLRVHKFKLGGKDNAAMADLPQSENTTNNNNNIGSNNNQKGGAKGFLGRIKRYSVLGNKLGRRNLGSMNLNPPNNVVDNSVSPTKLHTGSYNMTGSHSDDHRLEIGAPILISTTTLDTDRFDVTEARLKQIGGGIAQTSSIVRTLTPRSSDEEEFVDARSSPQQMERDEDLQIADDQVEKNDRDQYGHQFQLPKKQHREEEMGDLKYLDDLEEPEQFETPKHEVEEKLLTANQDVKRPITPITIAIDPPIRRPRIARQQRQSQSVQNLHRSELKVYLHKSNSVALDMNVTAPAKLGLDLNLPELPELYGASELSLAASDNKENLPAVKPSAERSPIPNGGFMAQQPHFKSLDSFHLNTRSHSNQSSQQSSRQSLACSSSNGEYDFDLKSVSYQSLNAQNLFVSIDELQELTRQINETEDFGKEIDLEYCAHRDQLRPSERRITLLKNKNQTLINFNHNKEKLRKGWHGMKHWLGEEGSKIKEAVRQQTPLKRLAQSRSNLNQSTADASRQSMSPERTQRDVTESCEDVTERTEMESSMSHRNSEEDLSPHAKRFKDEGQNGFEELRRYVKQGGDFSKELIFVLQERADSELIYSKSLSKLANKLNKAGREIPGSVADAWRGVATEMESRSDIHRQLAASLTDELVKPLKIVVEGHHKARKAVESNVDKAARVLGEWRASEAKAKKASHTAARENEKLQDAMLDVRIQKSPSIALLHQGPNKQAAEKELKSAEKDCVKLDNKRKKAEEAVKRADVEYYTLCVRSERARVDWEMAVLRGSAQLQSSEQQRLGNMHNFAQQYARLISDMNPILGGLSTRLQPQLDACNVAKDMQVVRHIRRNSEGPSEQLLPDFYCEHTTLAMNRERRKHALIKLLQLVKTDLERERRSRDGLRGLSQSLNHQEHQNITDKLYHIRSMLTYLEGARLKLHSALLELDHKPRATHPLAQHIHITRDRTGLQQSILKVPNWLKNNDKSQTQQSTSMLAHDITDITTNHEDELPDENCSHLHSSSHSNNNSNGSCTDVSSVVKPFNRSKSNIETNFTSQPKIISTTNAAIAVSVKSKTLANLQDGHHNNQQHHHHHHNHHSDRGQADGGSNQQDSDFDEFSSQDEDDEPQQPQQQPQPLQSQQQQQQPLLQNPTINGQVQTQHFYQNAQELQKGQKNGSVPILGRCKALYSYTPKLYDELELSPGDIIEVHAKQDDGWWLGALRNHIGIFPATYVEECA
- the Nost gene encoding nostrin, isoform E, yielding MNHLRVHKFKLGGKDNAAMADLPQSENTTNNNNNIGSNNNQKGGAKGFLGRIKRYSVLGNKLGRRNLGSMNLNPPNNVVDNSVSPTKLHTGSYNMTGSHSDDHRLEIGAPILISTTTLDTDRFDVTEARLKQIGGGIAQTSSIVRTLTPRSSDEEEFVDARSSPQQMERDEDLQIADDQVEKNDRDQYGHQFQLPKKQHREEEMGDLKYLDDLEEPEQFETPKHEVEEKLLTANQDVKRPITPITIAIDPPIRRPRIARQQRQSQSVQNLHRSELKVYLHKSNSVALDMNVTAPAKLGLDLNLPELPELYGASELSLAASDNKENLPAVKPSAERSPIPNGGFMAQQPHFKSLDSFHLNTRSHSNQSSQQSSRQSLACSSSNGEYDFDLKSVSYQSLNAQNLFVSIDELQELTRQINETEDFGKEIDLEYCAHRDQLRPSERRITLLKNKNQTLINFNHNKEKLRKGWHGMKHWLGEEGSKIKEAVRQQTPLKRLAQSRSNLNQSTADASRQSMSPERTQRDVTESCEDVTERTEMESSMSHRNSEEDLSPHAKRFKDEGQNGFEELRRYVKQGGDFSKELIFVLQERADSELIYSKSLSKLANKLNKAGREIPGSVADAWRGVATEMESRSDIHRQLAASLTDELVKPLKIVVEGHHKARKAVESNVDKAARVLGEWRASEAKAKKASHTAARENEKLQDAMLDVRIQKSPSIALLHQGPNKQAAEKELKSAEKDCVKLDNKRKKAEEAVKRADVEYYTLCVRSERARVDWEMAVLRGSAQLQSSEQQRLGNMHNFAQQYARLISDMNPILGGLSTRLQPQLDACNVAKDMQVVRHIRRNSEGPSEQLLPDFYCEHTTLAMNRERRKHALIKLLQLVKTDLERERRSRDGLRGLSQSLNHQEHQNITDKLYHIRSMLTYLEGARLKLHSALLELDHKPRATHPLAQHIHITRDRTGLQQSILKVPNWLKNNDKSQTQQSTSMLAHDITDITTNHEDELPDENCSHLHSSSHSNNNSNGSCTDVSSVVKPFNRSKSNIETNFTSQPKIISTTNAAIAVSVKSKTLANLQDGHHNNQQHHHHHHNHHSDRGQADGGSNQQDSDFDEFSSQDEDDEPQQPQQQPQPLQSQQQQQQPLLQNPTINGQVQTQHFYQNAQELQKGQKNGSVPILGRCKALYSYTPKLYDELELSPGDIIEVHAKQDDGWWLGALRNHIGIFPATYVEECA
- the Nost gene encoding nostrin, isoform C, giving the protein MSQFRDNSWLANARSYGVLKSLRSSARYAKAKSKSAINLNAHLKKQQKLEEGHPEKKRQDKKILRQSVSEDQPIYANVDEVIPIHLEPETGTEVDALMGNAQGQNGFEELRRYVKQGGDFSKELIFVLQERADSELIYSKSLSKLANKLNKAGREIPGSVADAWRGVATEMESRSDIHRQLAASLTDELVKPLKIVVEGHHKARKAVESNVDKAARVLGEWRASEAKAKKASHTAARENEKLQDAMLDVRIQKSPSIALLHQGPNKQAAEKELKSAEKDCVKLDNKRKKAEEAVKRADVEYYTLCVRSERARVDWEMAVLRGSAQLQSSEQQRLGNMHNFAQQYARLISDMNPILGGLSTRLQPQLDACNVAKDMQVVRHIRRNSEGPSEQLLPDFYCEHTTLAMNRERRKHALIKLLQLVKTDLERERRSRDGLRGLSQSLNHQEHQNITDKLYHIRSMLTYLEGARLKLHSALLELDHKPRATHPLAQHIHITRDRTGLQQSILKVPNWLKNNDKSQTQQSTSMLAHDITDITTNHEDELPDENCSHLHSSSHSNNNSNGSCTDVSSVVKPFNRSKSNIETNFTSQPKIISTTNAAIAVSVKSKTLANLQDGHHNNQQHHHHHHNHHSDRGQADGGSNQQDSDFDEFSSQDEDDEPQQPQQQPQPLQSQQQQQQPLLQNPTINGQVQTQHFYQNAQELQKGQKNGSVPILGRCKALYSYTPKLYDELELSPGDIIEVHAKQDDGWWLGALRNHIGIFPATYVEECA
- the Nost gene encoding nostrin, isoform D — translated: MSQFRDNSWGQNGFEELRRYVKQGGDFSKELIFVLQERADSELIYSKSLSKLANKLNKAGREIPGSVADAWRGVATEMESRSDIHRQLAASLTDELVKPLKIVVEGHHKARKAVESNVDKAARVLGEWRASEAKAKKASHTAARENEKLQDAMLDVRIQKSPSIALLHQGPNKQAAEKELKSAEKDCVKLDNKRKKAEEAVKRADVEYYTLCVRSERARVDWEMAVLRGSAQLQSSEQQRLGNMHNFAQQYARLISDMNPILGGLSTRLQPQLDACNVAKDMQVVRHIRRNSEGPSEQLLPDFYCEHTTLAMNRERRKHALIKLLQLVKTDLERERRSRDGLRGLSQSLNHQEHQNITDKLYHIRSMLTYLEGARLKLHSALLELDHKPRATHPLAQHIHITRDRTGLQQSILKVPNWLKNNDKSQTQQSTSMLAHDITDITTNHEDELPDENCSHLHSSSHSNNNSNGSCTDVSSVVKPFNRSKSNIETNFTSQPKIISTTNAAIAVSVKSKTLANLQDGHHNNQQHHHHHHNHHSDRGQADGGSNQQDSDFDEFSSQDEDDEPQQPQQQPQPLQSQQQQQQPLLQNPTINGQVQTQHFYQNAQELQKGQKNGSVPILGRCKALYSYTPKLYDELELSPGDIIEVHAKQDDGWWLGALRNHIGIFPATYVEECA
- the Nost gene encoding nostrin, isoform F; the encoded protein is MGNAQGQNGFEELRRYVKQGGDFSKELIFVLQERADSELIYSKSLSKLANKLNKAGREIPGSVADAWRGVATEMESRSDIHRQLAASLTDELVKPLKIVVEGHHKARKAVESNVDKAARVLGEWRASEAKAKKASHTAARENEKLQDAMLDVRIQKSPSIALLHQGPNKQAAEKELKSAEKDCVKLDNKRKKAEEAVKRADVEYYTLCVRSERARVDWEMAVLRGSAQLQSSEQQRLGNMHNFAQQYARLISDMNPILGGLSTRLQPQLDACNVAKDMQVVRHIRRNSEGPSEQLLPDFYCEHTTLAMNRERRKHALIKLLQLVKTDLERERRSRDGLRGLSQSLNHQEHQNITDKLYHIRSMLTYLEGARLKLHSALLELDHKPRATHPLAQHIHITRDRTGLQQSILKVPNWLKNNDKSQTQQSTSMLAHDITDITTNHEDELPDENCSHLHSSSHSNNNSNGSCTDVSSVVKPFNRSKSNIETNFTSQPKIISTTNAAIAVSVKSKTLANLQDGHHNNQQHHHHHHNHHSDRGQADGGSNQQDSDFDEFSSQDEDDEPQQPQQQPQPLQSQQQQQQPLLQNPTINGQVQTQHFYQNAQELQKGQKNGSVPILGRCKALYSYTPKLYDELELSPGDIIEVHAKQDDGWWLGALRNHIGIFPATYVEECA
- the CG15365 gene encoding uncharacterized protein, isoform A, with the translated sequence MSAATHMAMPAHAVVPPPGTPPVLGGSGCSNLSLPSGKRGHKRSVSLENNAPLALRSTPSMGQSSLGSPLLQFGQAAPGQGHSQGFHTGTLKSRQEQRRLSQKFGSHSNLDDEGVGIGVGMGMGMGLQMRSKFQNIRQMFELSRSCVGGGGGDGRGGAAEEEAMQSLPATLPQQHQQQQQRRTTPIAGGSRHQQQQQMGEAEQTSGNFLRPIAFKPIPFEPDYRIACQQQQQHQQQLQLQQQQQQQQQQQQQQQLQLQHQQQQQHQQQHQHQHQQQHQSLQLPTEGGQAGGVAAERYGYGSTPSLAPLPTASAQKFGSTTDLRHLAARRRNHRLLQRCSNEDALTLDLLSTGSHDRPDGASSKSSGTVVGSSDLTPSPSDSGISELEAALKDRDSELSYLRQAMEHNEKDKEVYWEHETQRLRLFYEGQQRECQLKLRKMEQLLGLQQFQLKQHKLRQSEQVNRLQQQLDLARDSSQGLQQQVDALRHQLEDSEWRVCERNGEIALLKTQLKEAHLEINMKDHAIVSLKHSSNRSSSSSNSNSNKSCDTNTSQSQPKQQAKEEQQQQQHPELQQQQQQQQQQQQQQQQQQQQQQQQQQQQQQQQQQQQQLKQQHQPDQQQLQKIITLKDQVIGALTSELAKLRKELSDLAIAHEYGEEPCGRYTRLKQQLDNLNEICQKTRKYTTTSASPTAVASPAAQVAPPAPSPAAHVATPSCAQELPKLDVLVQRLQLDQGQGTQQTLDTLIEESTTYAEDIAKLRQKLDDFRLNLELEKRQWSAEKDKVLGYQKQLQAHYIQMYQKLRCLDSAGAAVGQVEATSGN
- the CG15365 gene encoding uncharacterized protein, isoform B → MSAATHMAMPAHAVVPPPGTPPVLGGSGCSNLSLPSGKRGHKRSVSLENNAPLALRSTPSMGQSSLGSPLLQFGQAAPGQGHSQGFHTGTLKSRQEQRRLSQKFGSHSNLDDEGVGIGVGMGMGMGLQMRSKFQNIRQMFELSRSCVGGGGGDGRGGAAEEEAMQSLPATLPQQHQQQQQRRTTPIAGGSRHQQQQQMGEAEQTSGNFLRPIAFKPIPFEPDYRIACQQQQQHQQQLQLQQQQQQQQQQQQQQQLQLQHQQQQQHQQQHQHQHQQQHQSLQLPTEGGQAGGVAAERYGYGSTPSLAPLPTASAQKFGSTTDLRHLAARRRNHRLLQRCSNEDALTLDLLSTGSHDRPDGASSKSSGTVVGSSDLTPSPSDSGISELEAALKDRDSELSYLRQAMEHNEKVIFQVQKDKEVYWEHETQRLRLFYEGQQRECQLKLRKMEQLLGLQQFQLKQHKLRQSEQVNRLQQQLDLARDSSQGLQQQVDALRHQLEDSEWRVCERNGEIALLKTQLKEAHLEINMKDHAIVSLKHSSNRSSSSSNSNSNKSCDTNTSQSQPKQQAKEEQQQQQHPELQQQQQQQQQQQQQQQQQQQQQQQQQQQQQQQQQQQQQLKQQHQPDQQQLQKIITLKDQVIGALTSELAKLRKELSDLAIAHEYGEEPCGRYTRLKQQLDNLNEICQKTRKYTTTSASPTAVASPAAQVAPPAPSPAAHVATPSCAQELPKLDVLVQRLQLDQGQGTQQTLDTLIEESTTYAEDIAKLRQKLDDFRLNLELEKRQWSAEKDKVLGYQKQLQAHYIQMYQKLRCLDSAGAAVGQVEATSGN